In the Pocillopora verrucosa isolate sample1 chromosome 4, ASM3666991v2, whole genome shotgun sequence genome, acctaGTAATACCTctaaaatgatggaaatgacaACGGTAGTGTTaggtaaaaattgtttaaattaacGAGACAAGACGAGACTGTGTCTCAGTTGACAACTTCCAGAGTCATTACCGGTTAGGtacattttctaaagaaaccagaACTTCAGAAACAGCAAATTTTTACAGTGATGAAATCTGCTAACCGGGAAGGGAAATTGACCTAGAATCGAGAGATGTCGAgtataaacagaagaaatcaattttttgaaaaaaatggcaATTACCGTCAGATGATATTCGATATATGCTAAATTTTGGCAGGTATTTATGTTTGAGgttgtttggaaactttttaattaattaaacgaGTATGGGGGGACAGATGGtccaagcttttcaaacacGACCTGGAGGCTAGGAAAGTAGACCgaaataattcttttgaaaacttacactttcaaTAGTTGCTtgaaaaagcttgaatttaCGGAAGGTTCCAGAGGAAATATATCCTTAGATAAACTATTTGAACAtgtgtcattaaaaaaaaaagcattacagGAAGACAGTATGTACTCTCTACCAGTTATCGTAAATAGAACGAATATATCAATAGCATTCTGAAGGATGAAATTGTCGGCAAGTTAGAGATTGATTAGAGAACGTCAAGAAACGCAGTTGgtaatacagtcaaacctgtatttaaCGGGGAATGGCGGATTGACCGcctaaatacaggttccacagaatagagATGTTGTAACAAACGATAAAAAACGTCATTTTATATTCTAAGCGACaaccaagagaatatttttacagaaatattaccaacattgatttcgggagaaaAACATGGGGTAAGTTTTGCTTGAACTGAGAGAATTCTTAGTGTAATTTAAGTGGTTTCGCTCtgagtgaccgttcaatacaggtggaaataataaaaacaaaccgCTAGGACTCAGTGAAGGGTGAGCACtaccgcttaatagaggtgaccgcttaatagagttGAGAAATTACAGTAGTAAAGGGGAACAAATTTCGAgactttgaaaaccgaccgttagatacagggtgaccgcttaatacggtgccaCAACATTTCAATGCAATGCCATtgagatttttttggcaaagatgCAGTTAAAATTCTATTGTAGAGCATTGCTTTTCTTTCCAGAATTTCCGCAGTATcaagtgtttcttttcttttttttttttgcgcctATATCTGTTGACTCACGCAACGGATATCGCTGAGAATGAGGGACTGCTTGACGACAGAAAGAGAACCGCTTCACAGCGCTGTATGACCTTATGatcttttgattctttctggTGCTCGCTGGTTCTCCTGAGATAGAGGACATTCCTCACAACTGAACTATTAATGGTTTATATTGACAGATATTCTGAATACTCCTACGTTTGCTCTTTGTACGTAAATatgttgttttcatatttcacatttacCCCTGAACACCAGTCTTTTCAATTATGGGGGGTGGAGAATTTTGAggaggatcacatggttttatCATGCGGTGGAGGGGGGTCAGTCGTCAGCAACAAAGTtataaggggggaggggggactacagaaagtaattaattttccatttcattattCGTTTCccgttgtttctttcatttttaactgtaGCGATTAAAGGTTCCGAATGAATAGCAGCGGATCAGTTTGTAAAGCTTGAACGTTGAAGTTAGACAACGTAAATTGATTGCTCTCGACTTTTCGGATAGTCAATGCAAATTCAACATCGACCAGTAATCGAATATAATGCACAACTCACGTCACTGCGTGACCTCATATCCTCTCCAAAAGGACACtgtcactcaatcaatcaatgattgcatataaacaagttatacatattttcttatttcttttaccaACCAATTTACTTCGAACATCTTAATCAAAAAGAGCAATATGACATTACATATTTACTGGATCTTTTACCAGAATAAATGGACGTGATTTGCATAGTTCATTTAAGCGATAATAGTGCCGTAAAACCAGACTAATATCTTCGACACACACACtcaagaatttaatatttatttattagctgTTCGGCACTTGGGAGATATATTCCGACAAACAAAATACATACAATGATTACGGTTACCCATTGCAATAGATTTCATCTGCTTTATTACTTTAATTACAGACAATACGATCGGGAAAgggattatgccgacagaaacaTCTGCCATTATTTTACCGtaaactttttccttaaaacttaccttttataaatgtaaatattttgtaaatttctggTACTGATGTCATCCGTTTATAAAGTGGTTCTTTGAAATTTGGAAGCTGCACTCATATTTTGCAAATGTTTGAGTCTGTGTCGTGCACActtgaagaggaaataaataggATTAATATTGCTcaaattttgacaatttcatgttcaattTAAAGTTAAATGACTTTGATAACCACTTGAATCAAACGGAAATCATGATTTTATGACAAAGGACAGACTTTAAATGAGAGGTTACAGAATTTGTTTGGAGAAtgttattttccaaattttaatgTCTCTTTTCACGGCTGAACTCAAAGTCGGATGAGTTAGCCTCTGCAGGGACTTTGGATGTGCGATGCGTCATGATCTTccagctggaaaaaaaaatactcgtCGGGTGCTTCTTGGTAATGGGGATGTGCCGCTGGATGAGATGGTAtttttcacgactggattgacTATATCAATAGAGTTACTAGAATGGGTTCGCACATTTTCGGGATTCTAAGAgtgaaaaaattgctttaagtaAGGATGTGAAAATTGTAAGAACCAAATGCACCAGaatatttgtattattgttCCGCAGGTAAAAGTTTCAAAtgcaccaaaatgtttttaatgtagaTGAAAAATCAAGTGATCTGCAtcctgtttaacaaatagattaaTTTGTTATAGGATGATCTCCTTAGCAGGCTTTATAAAGTAGATGCAATGCCAGAAAGTGACTAAGTTGGGATCAGGAAAATCACATATGCCTAAACGTGATTGCAATGGTGTCTATAATTGGCCACGGAATAGGTTGAGAGGCCAGCGGTACATACTCGGTAAAAATTGACCAAAGtaccccccccctcctctcctaCACCACACTCGGTCTCTAAAAGTTGAACTTGGATCGCGCTTAGCATAAATACGCGTCAGAGCCAAAGACAAACTGGTAAATTTACCTCAAAATTCAGCTCGAATGACGAAATTTGATATTATTGTCTTTCCCTTTGGTTTCATCGGAGTTGAAGCGAAAATGACTTTAGTATGTCATCCGAAATATCATCCTCTTGCAGACTACCATCAATTTACGACCAGAATGATCAAATCCATATACGTTTTCCGATCGATGGATAGGGTATATTTATTTTCACGACTGGAGTTGACTATAAACTGGATTGCGTTTTCAATAGAGTTCATATATTGTACAGACAAGGgtgccgcttatggaaaaaagttattaaaaacctTGCTGATCTCAGTTAGATGTCGAACTCGGTCTttaccatttaaaattttcaaatctttgctagaaaaataaaaaaaaaaaccctgcacTTCAATGAACAACGGTTCAaccgactcggagcccagtgcactgaccactggactgaACAAAAATGACTCTTTGAatcagttgaccacgcatgttaaaagtagcaccttgtacggtcgtacggtcgtacatccaaattttttcggcttgatgggttactactattttgtataattatggggctacgctctgcgagctccgctataatgcGGTAGGGGTTCTAATAGGTCAGCAGCCCATACGCAACAAAAATTGACCCTATTTTCAAATTCCCCTCCCCCAAGCTCAAAACCCATTGCCTTAGGCGGTGCATGTCCATGTATCCTATAAATAAACACTTTAAGTGACAGCTGCAGGTGCATGTTAAAACATGCATAAtttttattaagagaaatttacaaagagaaaaagCCTTCTTTCTCCGCAACTCAATGGGCGATATCTGTCATCAATAAGGTGTCACAGTCAGTGGAGTGCTTGCATTCGTAATTGGTCAGTGAACAGTAAAGAGGCACAAAACATATGTTGTACCCTGGCTTCTTCATCGTTGTCTCAGTATcatctcaaaatgaacaaaacgtCTTCGTCGTCTTCTGCTGGTGTCAGCCGACTAAACGATACAAATGATGTATATGATGGCACTCAGGTGGAAGGCATTGCATTGTGCAGCGCTTTAACGCTAACATTTATTCTAGTTGTCGTGGGAAACTTACTCACCATAGttatttttgcgaagaacaaaaatattcgcaagaaatatttgtttctagTCGTCAATatggcgtttgctgatctgTTCCTTGGAGCTTTGAGTTTACCAGTATACATTTACGATGTCGGGTATGATTTCCACCTATGGACCACGTTCGTTGGAAACTTATGGACCGACAAGACTATCTTAATTTCCTACGTGATCGTTGACACAGCTTTCTCGCAGGCCTCTCTTATTTCTGCAGTGTTCATAACGTgtgaaagattttacgccatACGTTGGCCGTTTAAGCATCGAACATTATCGACACAAGCATACCACATTGCTATATTTTCAGTGTGGGTACTAGCTCTCCTTATTTCCGCAACCGTGACCGGTTCAAGcctattattttctttcaagtacaCTGCGCTTTTTTGGGGGCTATACATTTTGATtctcattttaatcatatgtggCTGTAATATTAGTATTtggcaaaagtttcaaactgaaaGAGTCGCCACTTCACATCAAGAAAGCCGAGACTTACAAAACAAGCGcttaacaaagactttgttaattgtatctGGCCTTACTTTACTAGCTTGGCTGCCgctagttttgttaaacttactgATGCATGTTTGGTTCTTCCATGTACCAAGACGATTTTATGATAtggtaaaccttttcaactactttAACTCTTTTgtaaatccaattttttacgcaTTAAGAATTGCTGAGTTTCGACGAGCACTGGCTTTATGTTGTACAGGAAGACATTTGCAAGCAGCTGTAGACACAAAGTtttctaaaagaaggaaagagaggcaCAGAACGACCGCTGAGTTTAGTAGTGAAGTGGCTTTCGAACAGGATGTTATGGATACTGAGTTTAGTCGTGAACTGGCTTTCGAACAGAATGTTATGGATACTGAGTTTAGTCGTGAAGTGGCTTTCGAACAGGATGTTCTGGATATTGAGTTTAGTAGTGAACTGGCTTTTGAACAGGATGTTATGGATACCAAACTGTAAAACACATCATTCAAACACTAGCTAGAAACTCGATTAAGACGAAAATAGGTAGAACACgagctaaatattttattaatgtcaggaagttgaagttaaaaacctaACAATGCCTctaaaatgatggaaatgacaTTGGTAGTGTTAAGtataattattcaaacaaatGAGACATtaaacattaaatattcatcACGATGAATAACTACAACCTTTTCTGCGAAATGAGACATTGAATAAGGCACCATTCTTTCACGTTTCAATTTAAGTATCGAAGAGACGGCCTTGTCTATATAATCACGCCTTTATGTTTCTACTTATGTCAAAGAATGTTATGTATGTGTATGTAATAGAGTCTTAAAGTGAGATTATGAGTTTGGGAGTCGATAGCCTGCCGAAGAGGCcttatgtttattattattcaagCGAATGGAAGAAAACACAACTGAGGTGAGCGTGAAGCGCGAGTCACACGTAAGGGGAGCAGGGgcacaaaaaaaagttagtCATTTTTGCGCTTCTTCTCCAGTCTGTCCTAACCCTTGCTTACACCTCATACTCAGAGAGGACTTTCCATTTCTCATTTAAGATATTGGACTATGGCAGAGAAGTAATATAAAACAttgtaatttgcatgaaaaagaaTCCGTGGAGATAAAGAGTTGGAACAGATGTACCAAATGTGTTTGCACAAGGACTCCATATGGTATAGAGTACGATCACGAAAGAAACAGTTCAACAAATAAACTATAAGATTAGTATACGATCACAGATGACGCGATCGAAATGTAGTAAGAACAGGAAAGTGACACACGAGGCAGAGCCGAGGGTGTCATTAATCATTTTCTAACCATATTTAGATATCTTCTGTAATCTATTTCTGTAGACACTCACGGTAACATGGAACATATTTGTCGTACgactgaaaagtaaaatgttgttaatggtgacgcCATCCTTGCGTCTGTCCTCAATCAgccaatcaatcaatcatctCAATTAGGTCGGTAAAAGACGGTTAGGCAACACACCAACCACTTACAAAATATAGAAGTAAAAATTGCAAGCTACAAGAAGTACAATACAGAATGAAAAGTTAACTATACAAATTGACACGTTCTTATTAAGGTAATGAACAAAGGTCATTCCTAAATTCTGTAAGAGACGTAATATTAGGCATATCAGGGAGGAGCTGATTCCAGTCTTTAGCAGTGCttgggaaaaaaggaagatttgaacattttgatttgaagaTATTCTTACAGTGAGGTTCAAGAAGCTTAAACCTATGGCTACTCTTGATACGAGTCTCATCACTTTAATTTAAATAGCGGTAATCTTAATGTCAACTAAaccataaataattttattcatgaAGATCAAGCgagatttttttctcctttctacaAGAGTACAAGTACCTCTTTTCTAGCATGGACGTGACGATTGACGACCAGTCATCGGTAATCGTTTGTACAAAAACGGGCTGTTGCTCTTTGCACTTTCTCTAGTGTGACAATAGATATGCCaaagaatcaatcaaaaatgCATGTATTATTCAGCTTATAGCGTCTATATTCATATGCAGTTAATAAAATTTGTAGTGGAAAAAGTAATTCCTACTTATCTTCACACTGAAATGTAAATCTCCTCACTTCAAGGACTCACGCTGATGTATGCGCAATCAAGTATGCGAAATAAAGCGAGGAAATCTCCTAACCAGGAAGGGGAATTGACCTAAAACGAGAGATGTCGAgtataaacagaagaaatcaattttttcaaccTGTGTGAAAGAAAAATGGAGATTACCGTCAAATGGTATTCGATATATGCCAAACTTTTGTCAAGTATTTCTGTTTGAGGTTGTTAgtaaacttttcataaattaaacgaATATGGAGAGACAGATATTCCAATCTTTTCAAACACGTCCTGGAGGTTAGGAAAGTAGaccgaaataaaacttttgacaaCTTACACTTTCAATAGTCGCCTTAAAAAGCTTGAATTTACGCAAGTTTCCAGAGGAAAAGTATCCTTAGATAGACTATTTGAACATGTGTCAATAAAAAATGGCATTACATGAAAAAAGCTTCTACTCTCTACCAGTTACCCTGAATAGCACGAATATATCAATAGCTTTCTGAAGGATGAAATTGTTAGGAAGTCAGAGATTGATTGCAGCCTCTCTGTAAGGACTTCGGATATGCCATGCGTCATGATCTTCAAGCTGGAAAAAAATACTCGGTGGGTACTTCCTGGTAATGGGGATGTGCCGCTGGATGAGGTCGCActtttcacgactggattgacTATATCAATAGAGTTACTAGAATGGGGTCGCACATTTCCGGGATTTTAAGGGTAAGAAAATTGCTTTTAGTGGGGATGTGAAAATGGTAAGATTCAAATGCACCAGAATATTTGTATTGTTGTACCGCAAGTAAAAGTTTCAAACgcaccaaaatgtttttaatgtaagTACAAAATCAAGTGATTTGCATCCTgtttaagaaatgaatcaaTTCGTTTTAGGATGATCTACTTAACAGGCTTTATAAAGTAGATACATAACCAGTGATAACCATAATGTGACTGACCTTTGGGATCAGGAAAATTACATATGTTCGAAAATGACTACGATTGTGTCTATAATAAGTCACGGAATAGGTTGAGGGGCCAGTGGTACATACTCGGTAAAAATTGACCGAAGTATCccccctcctctctctctctctctctctctctctctctctctctctctctctctctctctaactCTCTCTCTATTGTATTTCCCTTTGGTTTCATCGGAGTTGAAACGAAAATGACTTGAGTATGTCCTCCTACATGTCATCCTCTTACAGACTACCATCAATTTACAACCAGAATGATCAAATCCATAAACGTTTTCCGATCGATGGATAGGGTATGCTTATTTTCACGACTTGAGTTGACTGTACATGCCATAGACTGGATTGCGTTTTCAATAGAGTTCATATATTGGGGTCACATATTTTCGGGACTTTGGGGTGAAGAAATTTTCTGGTAAGTaggaatttaaaaataagaagaatcTCGGTTAAATTTTGTTACCGTATcaccaaaagtgactaagatggggTCTATAATTGGCTACAGAATAGACTATAATGCGGTAGGGATTCTGATAGGTCAGCGGCCATACGCAACAAAAATTGACCCTATTTCCAGGTTCCTCTCCCCCCGACCTTAGAACCCATTACCTTAGGCGGTGCATGTCTATGTACCCTATCTTAGGGTACATAGGGCTCCtcatgaattaatttctgtCAGATTAGGGGATCCCGTTTTAATAGATGTTCCAGCAGTGGAGAAgtgatgtttttattgtaatcaatttctttttccgcATAATACTGCCTCCCCCCTCACCCCGACTTTGTTTCTGCAGTCGTTGTGGGTCCATTAGTCGACGGTAAATATGATAACAGAATTACatataaaatagaaataaaaataataaatctgtATTGTTTCACTTATTAAGAGTACTCTATACTCAAATAACCGGATTAGAATAGAATTGTAAAAATGGAGAGTTACATATAAAGATGGTAATGCACAACAAGAGAATATAGAAgactttatattctcttgtgcATGGATATATGTTACAAAGATTTTAGACACAAGAAGAGCGTTGACCATCATAAACCGACCTTTCCAGGCTCACCATGCTTCAATTTGCATCATCAAAGAAAGTTTACATTAAAGAGATCGGGAAACttagtttaacccttaaattcccagaaGTGCTCAACATGTAACATCTCTTCCTACAATATCCGTACATTAAATGAATACCCACTTGTTTAGAACGCGGGTTATACAGGTTACTATGTAATGGAAAGGTTGCCTCGGCTGCtataaaaatgtcaagtttttttttatcccggCGAGGTCATCAAACCTATTTTTTTATGAGAAAGACCAATACTGGAACTGAAATGgagagtttcttcaatttttatgattaataatatacatgaaaaaattactcagttctgattggttaagataaatgcagttttcagtaATTCAGTGCAAAAGAGAGTTTATTCAGTgtagaagagggttaattcagtgcaaagaaagtgaCAAATCAgtcattctgattggtcaataatcaaagaaactcacaggtagccaatcaaatgcgagccttggatgtcgcaacaaactttgaaaatttgcgagcgaaacaatggccggtgttttaagtaggtttCCTTTCACCACCGTAGCTGAAAAAccgctcaaacaacgaaaacactgtaaaaagcactgcattttggttgtcggtttggaaaaagtggtttttagagaagggaattgccaaagaaatcgaaaattacgagcgggcccagcttaacactttgcttgagcgatccaacgccgagattaaaaacaaacatggttaaacctcggaaacgatgattccatttcatcgaaagtgatccagacacagactgaacaattccttgaactgtttagccggactttgaacttttttgcgccttagagatgtgaagatataactgcatattattgttttgatcgtacgcgatTGCTTTGAtcgaacgcacggtttgaataaattatttttgcacttgatgcgcgcgctttgcttatgcttaattatgattaGCCATCTCGtaattttccatgtatattattaacacgtaatcacatgattgttctcgtgcaatttggaataaacaagcacttgttaattttttcaaagaccacaaattgttagtctttaaaaaaatttcctcttgtttatttattccaaattgcactaaAATTATTTGATTGCCTATACAAATTGAACCGTTGCTCAGTGAAGTgcaggttttgttttgttttgttttgtttttttttaggaaagatttgaaaagtttacatGGTAAAGATCGAGTTCGATATCTAACTGACATCAGCAcggtttttaataactttttcccaTAAGCAGCACTATTGTCTGTGCCGCAAGGCGAAATCCAAACTCAAAGGCCTGCTTGCGGGATAAACAAACGACGGTGAGAGCTCTACATCTATTTAACAATGGCTCACCCATCAGAACGCGTGCATTTATACAAGCACCGCACTAAGGGTAAATAAACACTTTTAAGTGACAACTGCAGGTCCTTGTCAAAACGTGCACCTGTACCTGTCACGTATTACTTTTCAGTAATAACGGTCATAaagatcatcatttttattaagaGAAATAAGAAGACAAAGAGATAAAAACTTCCTC is a window encoding:
- the LOC131796611 gene encoding adenosine receptor A3-like, whose translation is MNKTSSSSSAGVSRLNDTNDVYDGTQVEGIALCSALTLTFILVVVGNLLTIVIFAKNKNIRKKYLFLVVNMAFADLFLGALSLPVYIYDVGYDFHLWTTFVGNLWTDKTILISYVIVDTAFSQASLISAVFITCERFYAIRWPFKHRTLSTQAYHIAIFSVWVLALLISATVTGSSLLFSFKYTALFWGLYILILILIICGCNISIWQKFQTERVATSHQESRDLQNKRLTKTLLIVSGLTLLAWLPLVLLNLLMHVWFFHVPRRFYDMVNLFNYFNSFVNPIFYALRIAEFRRALALCCTGRHLQAAVDTKFSKRRKERHRTTAEFSSEVAFEQDVMDTEFSRELAFEQNVMDTEFSREVAFEQDVLDIEFSSELAFEQDVMDTKL